A part of Sandaracinaceae bacterium genomic DNA contains:
- a CDS encoding STM4013/SEN3800 family hydrolase: DTLAAGRAPNLSALLPSSGFERRHTPATFTFAAHQAFFAGFFPTPVDGAAHARPLALRFPGSRTVNQSTLVLDGPCIVSALRAAGYHTLSIGGTGFFNPASALGGVLPARFDEAHWTHEMGVTSPHASRLEFQLAAERLRALPAEQRAFVFVNVAATHPPTRMYLRGAAGESTETQGAALANVDKHLPLLLDALRARGGAVGIVCSDHGTCFGEDGLVGHRVAHESVWSVPYAEVELEAA; this comes from the coding sequence GACACCTTGGCCGCGGGCCGGGCCCCCAACCTGAGCGCGCTCTTGCCTAGCAGTGGGTTCGAGCGACGCCACACGCCAGCCACGTTCACCTTCGCAGCGCACCAGGCGTTCTTCGCGGGCTTCTTCCCCACGCCGGTGGATGGCGCGGCGCATGCACGTCCCTTGGCGCTGCGTTTCCCCGGCTCGCGCACAGTGAACCAGAGCACGCTGGTCCTAGACGGCCCGTGCATCGTGAGCGCGCTGCGGGCAGCGGGCTATCACACGCTCTCCATCGGTGGCACGGGCTTCTTCAACCCTGCGTCCGCGCTCGGCGGCGTGCTGCCAGCCCGCTTCGACGAGGCCCACTGGACCCACGAGATGGGCGTCACCAGCCCGCACGCTTCGCGCCTGGAGTTTCAGCTGGCGGCCGAGCGCCTGCGCGCGCTCCCAGCCGAGCAGCGCGCGTTCGTGTTCGTGAACGTGGCCGCCACGCATCCACCCACACGCATGTACCTGCGCGGCGCGGCGGGCGAGAGCACCGAGACGCAGGGCGCGGCACTTGCGAACGTGGACAAGCATCTGCCGCTGCTGCTTGACGCCCTCCGCGCGCGTGGAGGCGCGGTGGGCATCGTCTGCAGCGACCACGGCACTTGCTTTGGCGAAGACGGGCTGGTGGGGCATCGCGTCGCGCACGAGTCCGTGTGGTCCGTGCCGTACGCCGAAGTGGAGCTCGAGGCCGCATGA